A stretch of Pirellulales bacterium DNA encodes these proteins:
- a CDS encoding polyprenyl synthetase family protein codes for MTQQVQTTAAASPRLEAIESALAAAAQFDNSCPPQLAEAIRYALLAPGKRLRPQLVLMAHAACGGDEATAMPAAVAVEMIHAYSLVHDDLPAMDDDDLRRGRPTCHRQFDEATAILVGDALQALAFETLAAGLADPVIAARCCRELARAAGPGALVGGQADDLAAQFRHAGVERLQSIHERKTGALFRVSLRLGAIAAGGSDPQIAALDLYGRNLGLAFQVVDDLLDVSGDEQQVGKRLGKDRDRGKMTYPSLIGVAASRTKADELTAAAVGAVVVFGPAGGPLVELAEQLRRRIH; via the coding sequence ATGACTCAGCAGGTTCAGACCACCGCAGCGGCCTCCCCGCGACTCGAGGCGATCGAGTCGGCCCTCGCCGCGGCGGCGCAATTCGACAACAGTTGTCCGCCCCAGTTGGCCGAAGCGATCCGTTACGCCCTGCTCGCCCCCGGCAAGCGGCTGCGGCCGCAACTGGTCCTCATGGCCCATGCGGCTTGCGGCGGCGACGAGGCGACGGCGATGCCCGCGGCCGTGGCCGTCGAGATGATCCACGCCTACTCGCTGGTGCACGACGACCTGCCGGCGATGGACGACGACGACCTCCGCCGCGGTCGGCCCACCTGCCACAGGCAGTTCGACGAGGCCACCGCGATCCTCGTGGGCGACGCCCTGCAGGCCCTGGCGTTCGAGACCCTGGCCGCCGGCTTGGCCGACCCCGTGATAGCGGCCCGCTGCTGCCGGGAACTGGCCCGAGCGGCTGGCCCCGGGGCCCTCGTCGGCGGGCAGGCCGACGACTTGGCCGCCCAGTTTCGCCACGCGGGGGTCGAGCGACTACAATCAATTCATGAACGCAAGACGGGCGCGTTGTTCCGCGTTTCGCTCCGGCTCGGCGCGATCGCCGCGGGGGGGAGCGATCCGCAGATCGCGGCCCTTGACCTGTACGGCCGAAATCTCGGGCTCGCCTTTCAGGTCGTCGACGATCTGCTCGACGTCTCCGGCGACGAGCAGCAAGTCGGCAAACGGTTGGGCAAGGACCGCGATCGGGGGAAGATGACCTACCCATCCCTGATCGGCGTCGCCGCGAGCCGGACCAAGGCCGACGAGCTCACCGCGGCGGCCGTGGGGGCGGTCGTCGTCTTCGGCCCAGCGGGCGGACCGCTCGTCGAACTTGCCGAGCAATTGAGGCGGAGAATCCACTAA
- the xseB gene encoding exodeoxyribonuclease VII small subunit — MAKKKVKAKSPAAKADEPSFEHALAELDQIVARLEGGQLGLEAALAQYELGVRRLQTCYRQLADAERRIELVSHIDPQGRIASTSFDEQSAGDLADKAAARSQRRSAGPPRRSLDDEGTLF, encoded by the coding sequence GTGGCCAAGAAGAAAGTCAAAGCGAAGTCCCCCGCCGCCAAGGCCGACGAGCCGTCGTTCGAGCATGCGCTTGCCGAACTCGATCAGATCGTCGCGCGGCTCGAGGGGGGGCAGCTCGGCCTCGAAGCCGCGCTTGCCCAGTACGAGTTGGGAGTCCGTCGGCTGCAGACCTGTTACCGGCAACTCGCAGACGCCGAGCGCCGGATCGAGCTCGTGTCGCACATCGACCCGCAGGGTCGGATCGCATCGACGAGCTTCGACGAACAATCCGCCGGGGATCTCGCCGACAAAGCCGCTGCCCGCAGCCAGCGCCGTTCGGCCGGCCCGCCGCGGCGCAGCCTGGACGACGAAGGCACGTTGTTCTAA
- a CDS encoding DUF2752 domain-containing protein, protein MTPEQTEIAEIRASSQSMSRRDRWLAALGAAVLAALVAAAATATPDPRGYGTHEQFGWGPCSFRDWTGFACPSCGMTTAWACLVRSDVARAAAANLAGAGLAVAALLGAPWLAWAAARGAWPWRRPRWDGVVYAGTVLLGVAALDWVRRLAVG, encoded by the coding sequence GTGACGCCCGAGCAAACCGAGATCGCCGAGATTCGAGCTTCGTCGCAATCGATGTCGCGGCGCGACCGTTGGCTGGCCGCCCTGGGGGCGGCCGTCCTGGCCGCGCTCGTGGCTGCCGCCGCGACGGCGACGCCCGACCCCCGCGGTTACGGAACGCACGAGCAATTCGGGTGGGGGCCGTGTTCATTTCGCGATTGGACGGGGTTCGCCTGTCCGTCGTGCGGCATGACTACGGCCTGGGCCTGCCTGGTGCGCAGCGACGTCGCGCGAGCGGCGGCGGCGAATCTGGCCGGCGCCGGGCTCGCCGTGGCGGCGCTCCTCGGTGCGCCGTGGCTCGCGTGGGCCGCGGCCCGCGGCGCGTGGCCGTGGCGCCGTCCGCGATGGGACGGCGTCGTGTATGCCGGAACTGTCCTGCTGGGGGTCGCCGCCCTGGACTGGGTGCGACGCCTGGCCGTGGGTTGA
- the dxs gene encoding 1-deoxy-D-xylulose-5-phosphate synthase has protein sequence MTAILPTIAGPRDLDGLTLPQLERLAAEIREVLCNLIACRSAHFASNLGVVELAIALHQTFDFSRDRLIWDTGHQIYPHKLLTGRFAEFNTIRSKGGLMGYPNPVESEYDLFMTGHAGASVSTALGLASGDDFLRPEEGRHSVAVIGDGAFPSGVVFEALNNARRQSKRMLIILNDNRMSICPRVGSWADVLDRLRMNPAYTGLKGEIQRILTKVPLLGDPTERFLVQIKEAAKAGLSGGMMFEELGIRYAGPIDGHNIGLLRKYLKMAQRIDGPLLLHVMTEKGHGFRPAAEDPVTFHAPPQFVERNDDEVTLKSGGGRSYTHVAAEAIHAAMQADPRVTVLTAAMCQGNKLEKVRDELPDRFFDTGICEAHTVAFAAGQAKGGMRPIVDIYSTFLQRSYDHIFQEVALQNLPVVFMLDRGGLAGPDGPTHHGVFDLGYLRVFPNIAVLAPGDAADLPEMLRFALAHDGPVAIRYPKASAAIVDRDPAPIELGRSETLRTGADGCLIAGGALLCECLAAAERLRDEAGLEVTVVNARFVKPLDADTILAAVRNHPWVLTVEEGALAGGFGSAVLEAAADAGVDAGRVRRLGIPDAYVEHGEREELLADLGLDAAGIVRACLQLDPTRSVAAR, from the coding sequence ATGACGGCCATCCTGCCGACGATCGCCGGGCCGCGCGATCTCGACGGACTAACCCTGCCCCAATTGGAACGCCTCGCCGCGGAGATTCGCGAAGTCCTGTGCAATCTCATCGCGTGCCGCAGCGCGCACTTCGCCTCGAACCTGGGCGTGGTCGAGCTTGCGATCGCGCTCCACCAGACCTTCGATTTCAGCCGCGATCGGCTCATCTGGGACACTGGCCATCAGATTTATCCCCACAAGCTTCTCACCGGGCGGTTCGCCGAGTTCAATACGATCCGCAGCAAGGGGGGGCTTATGGGCTACCCCAACCCGGTCGAGAGCGAGTACGACCTGTTCATGACCGGCCACGCGGGGGCCAGCGTCAGCACCGCATTGGGACTGGCCAGCGGCGACGACTTTCTCAGGCCCGAGGAAGGACGCCACAGCGTCGCGGTCATCGGCGACGGGGCGTTTCCCTCGGGGGTCGTGTTCGAGGCGCTCAACAACGCTCGTCGGCAATCGAAGCGGATGCTGATCATTCTCAACGACAATCGGATGAGCATCTGCCCCCGCGTCGGCAGTTGGGCCGACGTGCTGGATCGCCTGCGGATGAACCCCGCGTACACGGGGCTCAAAGGCGAAATCCAGCGAATCCTCACCAAGGTCCCTCTCTTGGGCGATCCCACGGAACGCTTCCTCGTCCAGATCAAGGAGGCGGCCAAGGCGGGACTCAGCGGCGGCATGATGTTCGAGGAATTGGGAATCCGCTACGCGGGACCTATCGACGGCCATAACATCGGCCTGTTGCGCAAGTACCTCAAGATGGCCCAGCGGATCGACGGGCCGCTGTTGTTGCACGTGATGACCGAAAAGGGGCATGGATTTCGTCCTGCGGCCGAAGACCCGGTCACCTTTCACGCTCCGCCGCAGTTCGTCGAGCGGAACGACGACGAGGTGACGCTCAAATCGGGGGGCGGCCGCAGCTACACCCATGTCGCCGCCGAGGCGATCCACGCCGCCATGCAAGCCGACCCGCGCGTCACGGTCCTCACCGCCGCGATGTGTCAGGGGAACAAGCTCGAGAAGGTTCGCGATGAGTTGCCGGACCGGTTCTTCGACACGGGCATCTGCGAGGCCCACACCGTCGCGTTCGCCGCGGGCCAAGCCAAGGGGGGCATGCGGCCGATCGTCGACATTTACAGTACGTTTCTGCAACGGTCGTACGATCACATCTTTCAGGAAGTCGCCCTGCAGAACCTGCCGGTCGTGTTCATGCTCGATCGCGGCGGGCTAGCGGGGCCCGACGGACCGACCCACCATGGGGTGTTCGATCTGGGATACCTCCGCGTCTTCCCGAACATTGCCGTGCTTGCCCCCGGCGACGCGGCCGACTTGCCCGAGATGCTGCGCTTTGCGCTGGCCCACGATGGTCCCGTGGCGATCCGCTATCCCAAGGCCTCTGCGGCGATCGTCGACCGCGACCCGGCGCCCATCGAGCTGGGCCGCAGCGAGACGCTCCGCACGGGCGCCGACGGCTGCCTTATCGCCGGCGGGGCGCTGCTCTGCGAGTGCCTCGCCGCCGCCGAGCGCCTGCGCGACGAAGCGGGGCTGGAAGTCACGGTCGTCAACGCCCGTTTCGTGAAGCCGCTCGATGCCGACACGATCCTGGCCGCCGTCCGCAATCACCCGTGGGTCTTGACGGTCGAAGAGGGGGCTCTGGCCGGCGGGTTCGGCAGCGCGGTCCTCGAAGCCGCCGCGGACGCGGGAGTCGACGCCGGTCGGGTCCGTCGCCTCGGCATCCCCGACGCCTACGTCGAACATGGCGAACGAGAGGAACTGTTGGCCGACTTGGGGCTCGACGCCGCAGGGATCGTTCGCGCTTGCCTGCAACTCGATCCGACGCGCTCGGTCGCCGCCCGGTAG
- a CDS encoding diaminopimelate epimerase, whose amino-acid sequence MKFTKMHGAGNDYVYVDCFSQPTPPDPAALARAISDRHFGVGGDGLILICPVDLAAGEADAEMRMYNADGSYSEMCGNGIRCVAKYVYDHGIARRDVLRIASGGRTFALEVETAAGRVERVRVDMGEPILTARDVPTTLSGDPPIAVPLAVGDRTFSATSVSMGNPHCVIYAEELSDDLVLGYGPLVERAPEFPRRVNVEFVQVLGRDRVRQRTWERGSGETLACGSGACAVCVAGVLTGRTERRLHVELRGGELELHWNETDNHVFMTGPAAEVFNGEWPER is encoded by the coding sequence ATGAAATTCACCAAAATGCACGGCGCCGGCAACGATTACGTCTACGTTGATTGCTTTTCGCAACCGACGCCGCCTGACCCGGCTGCGCTGGCGCGGGCGATCTCCGATCGGCACTTTGGCGTGGGAGGGGACGGGTTGATCCTGATCTGCCCCGTTGATCTCGCCGCCGGCGAGGCCGACGCCGAGATGCGCATGTACAACGCCGACGGTTCCTACTCGGAGATGTGCGGCAACGGCATCCGCTGCGTCGCCAAGTACGTGTACGACCATGGCATCGCTCGGCGCGACGTGCTTCGCATCGCTTCGGGGGGGCGCACCTTCGCCCTTGAGGTCGAAACGGCCGCCGGGCGGGTCGAGCGGGTCCGCGTCGACATGGGCGAGCCGATCCTCACGGCTCGCGACGTCCCCACGACGCTGTCCGGCGATCCGCCGATCGCGGTCCCGCTGGCCGTCGGCGATCGTACCTTTTCGGCGACGAGCGTTTCGATGGGCAATCCCCATTGCGTGATCTACGCCGAGGAGTTGTCCGACGACCTCGTGTTGGGATACGGGCCGCTCGTCGAGCGCGCCCCTGAGTTTCCGCGGCGAGTCAACGTCGAGTTCGTCCAGGTCCTCGGGCGCGATCGCGTCCGGCAACGCACCTGGGAGCGCGGCTCGGGCGAGACCCTGGCCTGCGGCAGCGGCGCCTGCGCCGTCTGCGTCGCCGGCGTGCTCACCGGCCGCACCGAACGACGGCTGCACGTCGAACTCCGCGGCGGCGAGTTGGAACTCCATTGGAACGAAACCGACAACCACGTGTTCATGACCGGCCCCGCGGCGGAAGTGTTCAATGGCGAATGGCCGGAACGGTGA
- the xseA gene encoding exodeoxyribonuclease VII large subunit, whose translation MSRPTETRPAAESAPSVSQLTAQIKSLLESSFDDVRVAGEISNFSRPQSGHCYLTLKDDAAQLRAVIWRGTASRLRVDLRDGLEVVCRGRLDLYPPRGSYQLVVDELCLQGEGALEAALRKLRDKLAAEGLFAPERKRPLPRMPRRIAVVTSPTGAAVRDFLEVLRRRWRGVEVFILPTRVQGDGAAQEIVAAIRDGARMRPAPDVLIVTRGGGSLEDLWCFNEESVVRAIAASPIPTISAIGHEIDVTLADLAADVRALTPSEAAERVVPAAQEMAELVASLQGRLQRAVAGRSAQLRQRLDALASRPALARPGDAIRNLACRVDDWAQRLHAATGASVRAHQARLAATAGKLDALSPLAVLGRGYSLTSREGRLTTSVNQLAPGDRLTTTLADGVAISTVESTSLRSP comes from the coding sequence ATGTCTCGCCCGACCGAAACTCGTCCTGCCGCCGAATCGGCGCCGTCGGTCTCGCAGTTGACTGCCCAGATCAAGTCGCTCCTGGAATCCAGCTTCGACGATGTGCGGGTTGCGGGCGAGATCTCGAACTTCTCGCGTCCGCAATCCGGGCATTGCTATCTGACGCTCAAGGACGACGCGGCCCAGTTGCGAGCCGTCATTTGGCGCGGCACGGCGTCTCGGTTGCGAGTCGATTTGCGCGACGGGCTGGAGGTCGTCTGCCGTGGGCGGCTCGATCTGTACCCGCCGCGGGGGAGTTACCAGCTCGTCGTCGACGAACTGTGTCTGCAGGGCGAGGGCGCCCTCGAAGCGGCGCTCCGCAAGCTGCGCGACAAGCTGGCCGCGGAGGGGCTCTTCGCTCCCGAACGCAAACGCCCCCTGCCCCGGATGCCGCGGCGCATCGCGGTGGTCACAAGCCCGACCGGCGCCGCGGTGCGCGACTTTCTCGAGGTGCTGCGTCGCCGGTGGCGCGGGGTCGAGGTGTTCATCCTCCCGACTCGTGTCCAGGGCGACGGAGCCGCTCAGGAAATCGTCGCCGCGATCCGCGACGGGGCCCGGATGCGGCCCGCCCCCGACGTGTTGATCGTGACGCGCGGCGGGGGGAGCCTCGAGGACCTGTGGTGCTTCAACGAGGAATCGGTCGTCCGCGCGATCGCCGCCTCGCCGATCCCCACGATCTCGGCCATCGGCCACGAGATCGACGTGACGCTGGCCGATCTCGCGGCCGACGTGCGGGCTCTCACCCCCAGCGAAGCGGCCGAACGGGTCGTTCCCGCGGCGCAGGAGATGGCCGAGTTGGTCGCCAGTCTGCAGGGTCGGTTGCAGCGGGCCGTTGCCGGGCGGAGTGCACAACTGAGGCAGCGGCTCGACGCGCTGGCGTCCCGCCCCGCTCTGGCCCGGCCCGGAGACGCGATCCGCAACCTCGCCTGCCGGGTCGACGACTGGGCCCAACGGCTTCATGCGGCAACTGGCGCCTCGGTTCGCGCTCATCAGGCCCGACTCGCCGCGACGGCCGGCAAGCTTGACGCCCTCAGCCCCTTGGCGGTCCTCGGTCGCGGGTATAGCCTAACCAGCCGCGAGGGCCGGCTGACGACGTCCGTCAACCAACTCGCTCCTGGCGACCGATTGACGACGACGCTTGCCGACGGCGTCGCGATCAGCACGGTCGAGTCGACGTCGCTGCGCAGCCCGTAG
- a CDS encoding lysophospholipid acyltransferase family protein, with amino-acid sequence MSRETTLVNRFAGFAAATAIRSWMSTLDYRGHFFDPAVDLIHPAERSRIYVLWHEYLLLPLYLRGNTNLSMLLSKHRDADVLARVASHMGFHCVRGSTYNGATSALMELARRGRQMHIAITPDGPRGPRRTLAQGAIFLASRLQLPIVPLGFGLERPWRARSWDRFAVPRPFTRARAMVGPEIWIAPGLDRAQLELRRQQVERLLNDLTTHAEAWADNGGDVAGSIPARRQGLLLDAPGSVRRLDDRPRLYAAPLDDDPGENPEESGAAEDKIAG; translated from the coding sequence ATGTCGCGTGAAACAACGTTGGTCAACCGCTTCGCCGGGTTCGCCGCCGCCACGGCGATCCGTTCGTGGATGAGCACGCTTGACTACCGCGGGCATTTCTTCGACCCCGCCGTCGATTTGATCCATCCGGCCGAGCGCTCGCGGATTTACGTCCTGTGGCACGAGTATCTCCTGCTGCCGCTGTATTTGCGCGGCAACACGAACCTTTCGATGCTGCTGAGCAAGCATCGCGACGCCGACGTACTGGCCCGCGTGGCGTCTCACATGGGTTTCCACTGCGTCCGCGGGTCGACGTACAACGGGGCGACCTCGGCGCTCATGGAGCTGGCCCGTCGAGGCCGGCAGATGCACATTGCGATCACTCCCGACGGTCCCCGCGGCCCGCGGCGCACGCTGGCCCAAGGGGCGATCTTCCTCGCATCGCGGCTGCAATTGCCGATCGTCCCGCTGGGGTTCGGCCTCGAGCGTCCCTGGCGGGCCCGCAGTTGGGATCGCTTTGCCGTGCCGCGCCCTTTTACCCGCGCACGAGCCATGGTCGGCCCCGAGATTTGGATCGCCCCGGGGCTCGACCGCGCCCAATTGGAGTTGCGCCGCCAGCAGGTCGAACGACTGCTGAACGACCTGACGACTCATGCCGAAGCCTGGGCCGACAACGGCGGCGACGTCGCCGGCTCCATCCCCGCCCGGCGACAAGGGCTGCTGCTCGACGCCCCGGGAAGCGTTCGCCGCCTCGACGACCGCCCGCGGCTCTACGCGGCGCCCCTGGATGACGACCCAGGCGAGAATCCCGAAGAGAGCGGCGCCGCCGAAGACAAGATCGCCGGGTAG
- the rny gene encoding ribonuclease Y — protein MIVAGLGTLLPGLLALTDGQTTAAVLAAALLGMGAVKGLDYLRRRDADKEAALILQRAETEAAARRKEAQIEAREMALQEKAKLEKENEEIRRQLHERERQLDKLEDAQTVRAEQLAKQEKMVEGNQRRLAEKLEDAGRRQKELDDLLDLERQTMHQLSGLSPADAEARLLSRLEKELVKEQGALVLRYQREAEQKVQEQSREMLITAIQRFAAAHTAESTTSTVDIPNDEMKGRIIGREGRNIRAIEKATGVDVIIDDTPGVVIVSAFDPVRREIARIALSKLIADGRIHPTRIEELVAETEKEVEAAIMKHGEEAMQEADVFGLHKKVVELLGRLRYRTSYSQNVLRHSIEVCFIAGMLAEELGMDGDLARRAGLLHDIGKAADHDQEGGHPKIGADLLKRFGEGPEVVHAALGHHDDIRPDMPYTVLVAAADACSASRPGARRESLDRYIKRMEELETIATSFSGVQQAFAIQAGREVRVIVSADDTTDESAAKICRDIANSFEQQLTYPGEIKVTLIRETRVTELAR, from the coding sequence ATGATTGTCGCTGGACTTGGAACGCTTCTTCCTGGGCTCTTGGCCCTGACCGACGGGCAGACCACCGCCGCGGTGCTTGCGGCGGCTCTGCTGGGCATGGGCGCCGTCAAGGGGCTCGACTACCTCCGTCGCCGCGACGCCGACAAGGAGGCGGCGCTGATCCTGCAACGGGCCGAGACTGAGGCCGCTGCGCGCCGCAAGGAGGCCCAGATCGAAGCCCGCGAGATGGCCCTCCAAGAAAAGGCCAAGCTTGAAAAGGAAAACGAGGAAATCCGACGTCAACTCCACGAGCGGGAACGGCAGCTCGACAAGCTCGAAGACGCACAAACCGTCCGAGCCGAGCAGCTCGCCAAGCAGGAGAAAATGGTCGAGGGGAACCAGCGCCGCCTCGCCGAAAAGCTGGAGGACGCGGGCCGGCGGCAGAAGGAACTGGACGACCTGCTGGATCTCGAACGCCAGACGATGCACCAACTGAGCGGCCTGAGCCCCGCCGACGCCGAGGCGAGGCTGCTCAGCCGATTGGAGAAGGAGCTCGTCAAGGAACAGGGCGCGCTTGTGCTTCGCTATCAGCGCGAGGCGGAGCAAAAGGTGCAGGAACAAAGCCGGGAAATGCTGATCACCGCGATCCAGCGGTTCGCCGCGGCTCATACGGCCGAATCGACGACCAGCACGGTCGACATCCCCAACGACGAGATGAAGGGTCGCATCATCGGCCGCGAAGGGCGGAACATCCGGGCGATCGAAAAAGCGACCGGCGTGGACGTCATCATCGACGACACTCCCGGGGTGGTCATCGTCAGCGCGTTCGACCCCGTGCGGCGGGAGATCGCCCGAATCGCCCTGTCGAAGCTGATCGCCGACGGGCGGATCCACCCGACCCGAATCGAGGAGCTTGTCGCCGAGACCGAGAAGGAGGTCGAGGCCGCCATCATGAAGCACGGCGAGGAGGCGATGCAGGAGGCCGACGTGTTCGGGCTCCACAAGAAAGTCGTCGAGTTGCTGGGGCGGCTCCGTTATCGCACCAGCTACAGCCAGAACGTGCTGCGGCACTCGATCGAGGTCTGCTTCATCGCGGGCATGCTGGCCGAGGAACTGGGGATGGACGGAGACCTGGCGCGGCGGGCCGGGCTGCTGCACGACATCGGCAAAGCGGCCGACCACGACCAGGAGGGGGGGCACCCGAAGATCGGCGCCGATTTGCTCAAGCGGTTCGGCGAAGGGCCCGAAGTCGTCCACGCGGCCCTGGGGCACCACGACGACATCCGACCCGACATGCCCTACACGGTGCTGGTGGCGGCGGCCGACGCGTGCAGCGCGTCGCGTCCCGGCGCTCGGCGGGAGTCGCTCGATCGGTATATCAAGCGGATGGAAGAACTGGAAACGATCGCCACGAGCTTCTCTGGGGTGCAGCAGGCGTTCGCAATCCAGGCCGGGCGCGAGGTGCGGGTGATCGTCAGCGCCGACGACACGACCGACGAATCCGCCGCGAAGATCTGCCGCGACATCGCCAACTCGTTCGAGCAACAGCTCACGTATCCCGGCGAGATCAAGGTGACGCTCATCCGCGAGACGCGCGTGACGGAACTGGCGCGATAG
- the tilS gene encoding tRNA lysidine(34) synthetase TilS produces the protein MPPLCTDPSVHELHAGPMDDLSRIATRSWPAAAWRDVHVVVAVSGGVDSLALAAGLIAAKRTAGGAGRLWLGHVNHQLRDAESDRQEQWVAALAGRLQTPLAVERRPVSQRARRDGDGVEAAARAERYAALAEMAEARGARYVAVGHTRDDQVETVLMRLQRGAGLRGLGGMQRCRPLSPSVSLVRPLLAATRQELLAALEAAGLEWFHDSSNDDPLYARNRVRHELLPALRSVAGPDLDAAILELADDAREACSLVESQAQVVLAECRCSQDAVRTREEAARPSPCAAGAAEPRIPRLTRHDDRERRLIRLDRERLAAESPWMRAEVLRAAWREVALPEQAMTRRHWQQLAQLAESKSGATLNLPGNLRAIVAGDVLAINAQGR, from the coding sequence TTGCCTCCGCTCTGCACCGACCCCAGCGTCCATGAACTCCACGCCGGCCCGATGGATGACTTGAGCCGCATCGCGACTCGCTCGTGGCCCGCCGCGGCCTGGCGCGACGTGCATGTCGTCGTCGCCGTTTCCGGCGGGGTCGACAGCCTGGCTCTCGCCGCGGGGCTGATTGCCGCCAAGCGCACGGCTGGCGGGGCGGGTCGACTCTGGCTAGGGCACGTCAACCACCAGCTTCGCGACGCCGAATCCGACCGGCAGGAACAGTGGGTCGCCGCACTCGCGGGGCGGCTTCAGACGCCGCTCGCGGTCGAGCGGCGCCCCGTGAGCCAGCGCGCCCGACGCGATGGTGATGGCGTCGAGGCCGCGGCGCGGGCCGAGCGGTACGCCGCGCTTGCCGAGATGGCCGAGGCCCGGGGTGCGCGGTACGTGGCCGTCGGCCATACCCGCGACGATCAAGTTGAAACCGTGTTGATGCGGCTGCAACGGGGCGCGGGCTTGCGCGGTTTGGGGGGGATGCAGCGATGTCGGCCCCTGAGCCCTAGCGTGTCGCTCGTTCGCCCGCTGCTCGCTGCAACGCGGCAGGAATTGCTTGCCGCGCTCGAAGCGGCGGGACTCGAGTGGTTCCACGATTCCTCGAACGACGACCCGCTGTACGCCCGCAACCGGGTGCGGCACGAATTGCTGCCGGCGCTTCGTTCCGTCGCGGGGCCGGACCTCGACGCGGCGATTCTCGAACTGGCCGACGACGCCCGCGAGGCGTGCTCCCTGGTCGAATCGCAGGCGCAGGTCGTGCTTGCAGAATGCCGCTGCAGCCAGGACGCCGTGAGGACGCGGGAGGAGGCGGCGCGGCCCAGCCCGTGCGCCGCTGGCGCCGCAGAGCCTCGCATTCCCCGATTAACCCGCCACGACGATCGTGAGCGTCGTCTGATCCGCTTGGATCGCGAACGGCTCGCTGCGGAGTCGCCTTGGATGCGCGCAGAGGTCTTGCGAGCCGCTTGGCGCGAGGTCGCTCTGCCCGAGCAAGCGATGACCCGCCGGCATTGGCAGCAGCTTGCCCAGCTTGCCGAGTCGAAGTCGGGCGCGACCCTCAACCTCCCTGGCAACCTGCGGGCGATCGTCGCGGGCGACGTGCTGGCGATCAACGCGCAGGGCCGCTAG
- a CDS encoding YmdB family metallophosphoesterase: MRVLFIGDVVGRPGRDIICDALPGLIVRERLDAVIVNAENAAGGSGLTPQIYKDLIAAGVDGITLGDHVYRRREIQSVLEREANIVRPANLPEEAVGRTWATVPARNGGQVGFCCVLGQLFMNPVDNPWRAADRALAAMPGDVTVRMVDIHVEATSEAQLLGRYFDGRATAVLGTHTHVATADEQILPGGTAFQCDVGMTGPHDSILGRRIDRVMETKLTANPTQFEVASGDVRINGAVIEADDDTGRAVAIARLCVYEADVPALAALASKR, from the coding sequence GTGCGGGTATTGTTCATTGGCGACGTCGTCGGACGGCCCGGGCGCGATATTATTTGCGACGCCCTCCCGGGGCTGATCGTGCGCGAGCGACTCGACGCGGTGATCGTCAACGCCGAGAACGCGGCCGGGGGGTCGGGACTCACGCCGCAGATCTACAAGGACCTGATCGCAGCCGGGGTCGACGGGATCACGCTGGGGGACCATGTCTACCGGCGGCGAGAGATCCAATCCGTGCTCGAGCGCGAAGCGAACATCGTGCGCCCCGCCAATCTGCCCGAAGAGGCCGTGGGCCGCACTTGGGCGACGGTCCCGGCTCGCAACGGGGGGCAGGTGGGGTTCTGCTGCGTGCTGGGGCAGTTGTTCATGAACCCCGTCGACAATCCCTGGCGAGCCGCGGATCGGGCCCTCGCTGCGATGCCGGGGGACGTGACGGTGCGGATGGTCGACATCCACGTCGAAGCGACCAGCGAGGCGCAACTCTTGGGCCGATACTTCGACGGCCGGGCGACGGCCGTACTGGGGACCCACACGCACGTCGCCACGGCGGACGAGCAGATCCTGCCCGGCGGAACGGCGTTTCAGTGCGACGTGGGAATGACCGGCCCGCACGACAGCATCCTCGGGCGGCGGATCGACCGCGTGATGGAGACCAAGTTGACGGCTAACCCGACGCAATTCGAAGTCGCCAGCGGCGACGTGCGCATCAACGGCGCGGTGATCGAGGCCGACGATGACACGGGCCGAGCCGTGGCGATCGCCCGGTTGTGCGTGTACGAAGCGGACGTGCCGGCGCTCGCAGCGCTTGCTAGCAAGCGGTAA